The stretch of DNA ATTAAAGCTATCAAGGTGGCCATAGAGGCTATAGAGGGAGCCATTATGGTCAATCATAACAAGCCTTCCGTATCCCATAAAATAATCTGCATACACAACCTCGCCATCGGAAACAGCAAAAACAGAAGAGCCTAAAGGAGCTGATATATCTATGCCCTTGTTGAAAATTATTGTTCCTGCTTCTGGATGGGTATATCTTCCAAATTCCCTTGTTATATTCCTGCTTTTTACAGGCCAGATAAGAGAACCAACAGGCTTTCCTGGTCTTTCTCTTCCTGTTGTCTTTCTTTCTGCCTCAAGCCTTTTAATTAGTGCCTCAAGCTTTTTCTGGTCTTGCTTTAGCTTGTTTATCCTTTTTTGCAATTTTTCTTCATTCTTTTTTATCTCTGACAATGCCTTGTTTTGCAAAACAATTTCTTGCTCTTGCTTTTTTATATCAGAAACAGTCTTTTTCTTTTGGTCTTCTGTTTTATTAAGGACTACTTTAAGACCCTCTTTTTTTACAATTTCACCCTTTTTTTCTAATTCTCTTCCCTCTATTGAAATAGAAAGCTCGTCTATTAAAATACCAAACAATCCCTCTTTTTCTCTGTCTTCCCAAAATGGATTTTTTGATGTTTTGTAGTCAAAAAGCCTTCTTACTACAATAGAAAGCCCCTCTTTTTTTGTAGAAATTTGTTTTGTAAGACCTACTATCCTTTCATCTGTAATATCTATCCTCTTTGAAATTTTCTTTATGTCTCCTTCTAAACTTTTAAGGTTTTTCTTCTTTATGTTTTGGCTTTGGGAGAGTTCATTTATTTTACTTTTAGTTCTTTCCTTTTTTTCACTTGTTGCTTTAAGGCTTGCATCTATTTTTTTAATCTCATCCTCAATCTTTAAAAGTTTATCCCTTTCATTCTCAACCCTTCCAAAGGCAATTAGAGGGATTAGTGCTAATATGAAAATTTTC from bacterium encodes:
- a CDS encoding peptidoglycan DD-metalloendopeptidase family protein, with the protein product KIFILALIPLIAFGRVENERDKLLKIEDEIKKIDASLKATSEKKERTKSKINELSQSQNIKKKNLKSLEGDIKKISKRIDITDERIVGLTKQISTKKEGLSIVVRRLFDYKTSKNPFWEDREKEGLFGILIDELSISIEGRELEKKGEIVKKEGLKVVLNKTEDQKKKTVSDIKKQEQEIVLQNKALSEIKKNEEKLQKRINKLKQDQKKLEALIKRLEAERKTTGRERPGKPVGSLIWPVKSRNITREFGRYTHPEAGTIIFNKGIDISAPLGSSVFAVSDGEVVYADYFMGYGRLVMIDHNGSLYSLYGHLDSFNVRTGQRVAKGDVIGSVGKSGDAESPTLHFEIRENGEARDPLDWIR